The Candidatus Kryptonium sp. genome contains a region encoding:
- a CDS encoding amidohydrolase family protein, protein MKIKSVLLWILTFVLVSNLIASDIIPGKPQNKPIALVGGTIHTITSGTIENGVVLFDKGKIVAVGKNVNIPRDAEVIDITGKHVYPGLINAFTTIGLVEIGAVRATRDVTEVGLVNPNVRAEIAFNPDSEHPPVTRANGITLALVVPTGELIAGQSALMMLDGWTWEEMTLKAPVGLHIYWPRMTQPSGPGFAPARRSPEELRREVEKRLQLIRETFQKARAYKKAKEAEKQQKDIPYHDTDLKYEAMIPVLEGKVPVFVHANSSKEILSAIEWAESEGVKIVIVGGNDSWKVADVLKAKNVPVILTNIHRLPSGRDVEYDEPFTVAYKLYKAGVKFCIGGEGGYYNERNLPYQAATCVAFGLPREEALKAITIYPAEILGVADKVGSIEPGKDATLIVTTGDPLEIPTQVVYEFIQGKKVDLSNRQTKLYEKYLEKYRRLGLLK, encoded by the coding sequence ATGAAGATAAAATCAGTTTTACTTTGGATTTTAACATTTGTGCTCGTTTCAAATTTAATTGCATCCGACATAATCCCAGGCAAGCCACAAAACAAACCAATTGCCCTCGTTGGAGGGACAATACACACGATCACAAGTGGAACAATTGAAAACGGTGTAGTTTTATTTGACAAAGGCAAAATCGTTGCTGTTGGAAAAAATGTTAATATTCCAAGGGATGCTGAAGTGATTGACATAACCGGGAAACATGTTTATCCTGGATTGATCAATGCTTTTACCACGATTGGATTGGTAGAGATCGGAGCGGTGAGAGCAACCCGTGATGTCACTGAAGTTGGTCTTGTAAATCCAAATGTGCGTGCAGAAATCGCTTTTAATCCTGATAGTGAACATCCACCCGTGACGCGAGCAAATGGCATAACGCTTGCCCTTGTTGTGCCAACTGGTGAACTCATCGCTGGTCAATCGGCCCTAATGATGCTTGATGGATGGACTTGGGAAGAAATGACGCTAAAAGCACCTGTTGGACTTCATATTTATTGGCCAAGGATGACTCAACCCTCTGGGCCTGGATTCGCACCCGCAAGGCGAAGCCCTGAGGAATTAAGAAGAGAAGTGGAAAAACGACTTCAATTAATTCGGGAAACATTTCAAAAAGCAAGGGCATATAAAAAAGCAAAAGAAGCAGAAAAACAACAAAAAGACATCCCATATCACGATACCGATTTAAAATATGAAGCAATGATACCAGTGCTTGAAGGGAAAGTGCCAGTTTTTGTTCATGCAAATTCATCAAAGGAAATTTTATCGGCTATTGAATGGGCTGAAAGCGAAGGTGTAAAAATTGTTATCGTTGGTGGAAACGATTCTTGGAAAGTCGCTGATGTTTTAAAAGCAAAAAATGTCCCCGTGATCTTGACAAATATCCATAGATTGCCCTCGGGAAGAGATGTTGAATATGATGAACCGTTTACAGTCGCATATAAACTTTACAAAGCTGGTGTTAAGTTCTGTATTGGCGGAGAAGGTGGATATTACAATGAAAGAAACCTCCCTTATCAAGCGGCGACATGTGTGGCGTTTGGACTTCCAAGAGAAGAAGCATTAAAAGCTATAACGATTTACCCTGCCGAAATCCTCGGCGTAGCTGACAAAGTAGGCTCAATTGAACCTGGAAAAGACGCAACACTTATTGTTACAACAGGTGATCCTCTTGAAATACCAACGCAAGTGGTTTATGAATTCATCCAAGGTAAAAAAGTTGACCTATCAAACCGACAAACAAAACTTTACGAAAAATATCTTGAAAAATATCGTCGGCTTGGATTATTGAAGTGA